The Oryza glaberrima chromosome 9, OglaRS2, whole genome shotgun sequence genome includes a window with the following:
- the LOC127785248 gene encoding NEP1-interacting protein 1-like isoform X1, whose translation MLSLATRLRRVAGKLARCLATCVFATAGMMLGAIAGVIAGFVSEDGLLQGTLIGAISGAFIAMEVVDSLAKIWCYEEYSIATRARLMLLVFWNLVIDRLTVRTSVFPTLTTVLDSQLNAVPSRHRRAEVSGDLTGRSYPVVMGMRLAAVDQLPVIKLTAAQTDTTGACPICLHDFKAGEIARRLPACCHIFHLGCIDNWLLWHALCPMCRRPVN comes from the exons atgctctCGTTGGCCACCCGACTCCGGCGAGTCGCCGGCAAACTCGCCCGCTGCTTAGCTACCTGCGTCTTCGCCACAG CCGGAATGATGCTAGGCGCCATTGCTGGCGTCATCGCAGGCTTCGTCAGCGAGGACGGGTTGCTCCAGGGGACGCTGATCGGGGCCATCTCCGGAGCTTTCATCGCCATGGAGGTCGTCGACTCGCTCGCCAAGATTTGGTGCTACGAGGAGTACTCCATCGCCACTCGAGCTCGCCTCATG CTGCTTGTGTTCTGGAATCTTGTGATTGATCGCCTCACCGTGCGCACCTCGGTTTTCCCTACCTTAACCACGGTGTTGGATAGCCAg TTGAACGCGGTGCCGTCGCGCCATAGACGAGCAGAGGTGAGCGGCGACCTGACCGGCCGGAGTTACCCGGTGGTGATGGGCAtgcggctcgccgccgtcgaccagcTTCCGGTGATCAAGCTCACGGCGGCGCAGACGGACACCACCGGCGCCTGCCCCATTTGCCTTCAC GATTTCAAGGCCGGCGAGATTGCCAGGAGATTGCCGGCGTGTTGCCACATCTTCCATTTGGGGTGCATCGACAACTGGTTGCTGTGGCATGCCCTATGCCCAATGTGCCGTCGTCCTGTCAACTAA
- the LOC127783896 gene encoding serine/threonine protein phosphatase 2A 57 kDa regulatory subunit B' alpha isoform-like gives MRLSSAFVSKLSQPNRRHFWPLLYQLPCLICLPPVTTTSSSPLPELSWVIRSMGAAATEEAVVVVRGAPPPPSSGKRRSTTLLHLFQLEKPDVVVGAMLLPPPSPEPEEDRLITKIESCSRVFTFVDGGGAAGGESGEERDAKTEALGEVLAAVRASGKRKQGLDHRVMVALVKMVAANLFRAMPPSAYPSSLPPPSDVLDDEVPVMVLLPSWPHLHLVYDVLTAAVAAADARALRNHVDRSFLAGLVTLFASEDPRERDRLKTAYHLLYSKLTGERAFMRRTMAAALLRFVYDASPAEAERHCGVGELLEVCGSIINGFAVPLKEEHRAFMARVLLPLHRTRWVHTYHRQLAYCVLQFVHKDPGLAGAAVRDILRHWPATNCQKEVLLIDELEEIVEILDQHHFDKLVVPVCSRIARCVSSCSSQVAERALYVWNNERFVAMACAAGPAAMEERILPAFVASMEANLERHWSRCVQQVTASVRALLDRVAPGAYARCAAGLAARLAEADADAAARRARWRRLELAADADADAK, from the exons ATGCGCCTCAGCTCGGCGTTCGTCTCCAAGCTCTCGCAACCAAACCGCCGCCATTTTTGGCCGCTTCTATACCAGCTTCCTTGCTTAATTTGCTTGCCTCCCGTGACAACAACCTCGTCGTCTCCCCTCCCTGAGCTGTCTTGGGTAATTCGATCGAtgggcgccgccgcgacggaggaggcggtggtggtggtgaggggggcgccgccgccgccgtcgtcggggaAGAGGAGGTCCACCACGCTGCTGCACCTCTTCCAGCTCGAGAAGCCCGACGTCGTCGTTGGTGCGatgctgctcccgccgccgtcgccggagcccgAGGAGGATCGTCTGATCACCAAGATCGAGTCGTGCAGCCGGGTCTTCACGTTCgtcgatggtggcggcgccgccgggggggagtccggcgaggagagggacGCGAAGACGGAGGCGCTCGGTGAGGTGCTCGCCGCGGTGAGGGCGAGCGGGAAGAGGAAGCAGGGGCTGGACCACCGGGTGATGGTGGCGCTGGTCAAGATGGTCGCCGCCAACCTGTTCCGGGCGATGCCGCCGTCCGCCTACCCGTCgtcgctcccgccgccgtccgacGTGCTCGACGACGAGGTCCCCGTGATGGTGCTTCTCCCGTCGTGGCCGCACCTCCACCTCGTCTACGacgtcctcaccgccgccgtcgccgcggcggacgcCAGGGCGCTCCGCAACCACGTCGACCGGAGCTTCCTCGCCGGCCTAGTCACCCTCTTCGCCTCCGAGGACCCGCGTGAGCGCGACCGCCTCAAGACCGCCTACCACCTGCTCTACTCCAAGCTCACCGGCGAGCGCGCGTTCATGCGGcgcaccatggccgccgcgctgctccggTTCGTCTACGACGCGTCCCCGGCGGAGGCCGAGCGCCactgcggcgtcggcgagctgcTCGAGGTCTGCGGCAGCATCATCAACGGCTTCGCCGTGCCGCTCAAGGAGGAGCACCGGGCGTTCATGGCGCgcgtgctgctgccgctgcaccGGACGCGGTGGGTGCACACGTACCACCGCCAGCTCGCCTACTGCGTGCTCCAGTTCGTCCACAAGGAccccggcctcgccggcgccgccgtcaggGACATCCTCCGCCACTGGCCGGCGACCAACTGCCAGAAGGAGGTGCTGCTCATCGACGAGCTCGAGGAGATCGTCGAGATCCTCGACCAGCACCACTTCGACAAGCTCGTCGTCCCCGTCTGCTCCCGGATCGCCCGCTGCGTCAGCAGCTGCAGCTCACAG GTGGCGGAGAGGGCGCTGTACGTGTGGAACAACGAGCGGTTCGTGGCGATGGCGTGCgcggcggggccggcggcgatggaggagcgGATCCTGCCGGCGTTCGTGGCAAGCATGGAGGCCAACCTGGAGCGGCACTGGAGCAGGTGCGTGCAGCAGGTGACGGCCAGCGTGCGTGCGCTGCTTGACCGGGTGGCGCCGGGGGCCTACGCCCgctgcgccgccggcctcgccgcgcgcctggccgaggccgacgccgacgccgccgcgcgccgcgcacgGTGGCGCCGCctggagctcgccgccgacgccgacgccgatgccaAGTAG
- the LOC127783630 gene encoding pentatricopeptide repeat-containing protein At1g20300, mitochondrial-like: MALLLKPKRHLFPSSARHLRRLCDAAPTLAPPPEPEPEPELEPEPALAPSLTTAETKLLDALHAALVDHRRAHPAAPVPATAPSEPPLPELSSALSGLLASPPSPQLPLGLLRRLLALRRGVPLPEAVAFFHHVLPSLPPDSLPALYAAMIDLLAKHHHFPLARHLLDEMRERSVPISAQLILALIRRYVRAEMPSEASDLFRRMEEYGAGAPDPATLASLLGALSKKRLASEAQAMFDSYKSVFTPDVVLYTTLVHAWCRSGRLDEAERVFAEMQQAGVTPNVYTYTAVIDAMYRAGQVPRAQELLCQMIDSGCPPNTATFNAIMRAHVKAGRSEHVLQVHNQMRQLGCEPDIITYNFLMETHCGKGQSNLDAAMKMLTRMIAKGCIPDCHTFNPMLKLVLVLGNVNAARKLYERMQELQCKPNVVTYNLLMRLFNLEKSMDMVLRIKKDMDAQGVEPNVNTYAALIEAFCGRGNWKRAHMTLREMVEEKALKPTKPVYDMVLALLRKAGQLRRHEELVEMMVDRGFISRPANDALWRAISA, translated from the coding sequence ATGGCTCTCCTCCTCAAGCCCAAGCGccacctcttcccctcctccgctCGCCACCTCCGACGTCTATGCGACGCCGCGCCAaccctggcgccgccgccggagccggagccagAGCCGGAGCTGGAGCCGGAGCCCGCGTTGGCTCCGTCGCTGACCACCGCGGAAACCAAGCTCTTGGACGCGCTCCACGCGGCCCTCGtcgaccaccgccgcgcccaccCGGCCGCGCCGGTGCCCGCCACCGCGCCCtccgagccgccgctgccggagctCTCCTCCGCGCTCTCCGGCCTGCTCGCTTCCCCGCCTTCCCCGCAGCTCCcgctcggcctcctccgccgcctcctcgcgctccgccgcggcgtcccACTCCCCGAGGCGGTGGCGTTCTTCCACCACGTCCTCCCGTCGCTTCCGCCCGACTCGCTCCCCGCCTTGTACGCCGCCATGATAGACCTGCTCGCCAAGCACCACCACTTTCCCCTCGCCCGCCacctgctcgacgaaatgcgcGAGCGCTCCGTCCCCATCTCGGCGCAGCTCATCCTCGCCCTGATCCGGAGGTACGTCCGCGCGGAGATGCCGTCGGAGGCTTCCGACCTCTTCCGCCGCATGGAGGAGTATGGCGCCGGGGCTCCCGACCCGGCCACGCTTGCTTCTCTTCTTGGGGCGCTCTCCAAGAAGCGCCTTGCCAGTGAGGCCCAGGCTATGTTTGACAGTTACAAGTCCGTCTTTACGCCGGATGTTGTGCTTTACACAACGCTGGTGCACGCGTGGTGCCGTTCTGGGCGGCTCGATGAGGCCGAGCGGGTGTTTGCTGAAATGCAGCAAGCTGGGGTCACACCAAATGTGTATACATACACAGCGGTGATTGATGCAATGTACCGTGCAGGGCAGGTGCCCCGTGCTCAGGAGCTCCTGTGCCAGATGATCGACTCTGGGTGCCCGCCGAACACAGCGACGTTCAATGCCATCATGAGGGCGCATGTCAAGGCTGGGCGATCCGAGCACGTTCTGCAGGTGCACAACCAGATGCGGCAGCTCGGCTGTGAGCCCGACATTATCACATACAATTTCTTGATGGAGACACATTGTGGGAAGGGGCAGAGTAACCTTGATGCTGCGATGAAAATGCTCACAAGGATGATTGCCAAGGGTTGCATTCCTGATTGCCACACATTTAACCCCATGCTGAAACTGGTCCTTGTGCTTGGCAATGTAAATGCTGCCCGGAAATTGTATGAGCGGATGCAGGAGCTGCAGTGCAAGCCAAATGTCGTCACATATAATTTGCTTATGAGATTGTTCAATTTGGAGAAGTCAATGGACATGGTGCTGAGGATAAAGAAGGACATGGATGCACAGGGAGTGGAGCCAAATGTGAATACTTACGCTGCTCTAATAGAGGCCTTCTGTGGAAGGGGAAACTGGAAACGTGCACACATGACGCTGAGGGAAATGGTTGAGGAGAAAGCCCTTAAACCCACAAAGCCAGTCTATGATATGGTATTGGCCCTGTTGAGGAAGGCTGGTCAGCTCAGGAGGCATGAAGAGCTTGTGGAGATGATGGTGGACCGGGGTTTCATCAGCCGCCCAGCTAATGATGCATTGTGGAGGGCAATATCTGCTTGA
- the LOC127785247 gene encoding protein ALTERED PHOSPHATE STARVATION RESPONSE 1-like, whose product MGNCAASRLAGGGGGGGCGDPVAVCRDRKRLIKAAADRRFALAGAHAAYAAALRSVADAVDVFVARHTAPAPILITLPTPTGSPPASPAPAPAPAALASVAQGEEEEEGKAEVDDSGGARTPDLGCPYYYAPPETATATPPPPPPAASAVGGWDFFNPFYGTEEVAAAAISDEEMRAVREREGIPELEEAEEEDDEGAKSAAAANAKTPKAAETSLGVTKQEEAKDVCEVASNNGGRGGGLEVAVSQPGRELLAALKEIEELFARAAEAGKEVTAMLEAASRVPELKENSSKIIHAITWHRSPSSVSSSYRSELGASSNSLSWTDKSETKSDIFDDYGGMKSGSHSQTLGRLYAWEKKLYEEVKAIDQIRQTYEKKCVQLRNQDAKGSELRCAEKTRTTVRDLYTRIWVSLRAAESISDRIQKLRDEELQPQLVELLQGLTRTWKIMVDSHETQRQIMFEVNSFTCPAYGKFCNDAQRHATLKLEAELRNWRSCFMIYVSAQKAYIEALDGWLSKFILTDTIRYSRGISSIAPDRSSAPPLVVICHDWYTTLSKFQNKRVAFTMRNFIRSVRVLWLKQGEEQQQKRKVDSLAKEMDKKISAYKRAENKVIETKLLEHRPEQDAKQRMEHLSEKKEMLNVLRKRVEAEKAKHHACMRDTHDVTLNGFKIGLASIFESLTEFSKDSVKLYQDLLTHAEPKGSEDATEKRPCVEGPYSQISVDAT is encoded by the exons atggGGAACTGCGCCGCgtcccgcctcgccggcggcgggggcgggggcgggtgcGGGGACCCCGTGGCGGTGTGCCGCGACCGAAAGCGGCTcatcaaggcggcggcggaccggaggtTCGCGCTGGCCGGGGCGCACGCGGcgtacgcggcggcgctgcggtcGGTCGCCGACGCGGTGGACGTGTTCGTCGCGCGCCacaccgcgccggcgccgataCTCATCACGCTCCCCACCCCGACGGGCTCGCCCCCCGcgtcccccgcccccgcccccgcgcccGCGGCGCTCGCCTCGGTGGcgcagggggaggaggaggaggaggggaaggcggAGGTGgatgacagcggcggcgcgcggacgcCGGATTTGGGGTGCCCCTACTACTACGCCCCaccggagacggcgacggcgacgccgccgccgccgcctcctgcggcGTCGGCGGTTGGAGGGTGGGATTTCTTTAACCCGTTCTACGGaacggaggaggtggcggccgcggccatCAGCGACGAGGAGATGCGCGCGGTGAGGGAGCGGGAGGGGATcccggagctggaggaggcggaggaggaagacgacgaggggGCAaagtccgcggcggcggcgaacgccaAGACCCCCAAAGCAGCGGAAACTTCGCTCGGAGTGACCAAGCAAGAAGAGGCCAAAGACGTGTGCGAGGTAGCGAGCAAcaatggcggccgcggcggcgggctggaGGTGGCCGTGTCGCAGCCCGGGCGCGAGCTGCTCGCGGCGCTCAAGGAGATCGAGGAGCTCttcgcgcgcgccgccgaggccggcaAGGAGGTCACCGCCATGCTGGAGGCCGCCTCCCGTGTCCCCGAGCTCAAAG AAAATTCATCAAAAATAATCCATGCCATTACATGGCACCGATCCCCATCATCGGTGTCCTCATCCTACAGGAGTGAGCTGGGAGCCAGCTCGAACAGTTTGTCATGGACAGACAAGAGTGAAACTAAGAGTGATATATTCGATGACTATGGCGGAATGAAGTCAGGAAGTCACTCACAGACTTTAGGGAGATTGTATGCCTGGGAGAAGAAACTCTATGAAGAAGTTAAG GCTATAGATCAAATCCGACAAACTTATGAGAAGAAGTGCGTGCAGCTGAGGAACCAAGACGCCAAAGGTTCAGAACTGCGCTGCGCTGAAAAAACTAGGACAACTGTTAGAGACTTGTACACAAGGATCTGGGTTTCTCTACGTGCAGCGGAATCAATATCTGATAGAATTCAAAAATTGCGGGATGAGGAACTGCAACCACAACTTGTTGAGCTTTTGCAGGG GCTGACAAGAACTTGGAAAATAATGGTGGACTCACATGAAACCCAGAGACAGATAATGTTTGAGGTGAATTCGTTCACCTGCCCTGCTTATGGCAAATTCTGTAACGATGCCCAGCGGCATGCTACTCTTAAGTTGGAGGCTGAACTGCGTAACTGGAGGTCCTGCTTTATGATCTATGTCAGTGCTCAGAAAGCATACATTGAAGCTCTTGATGGCTGGCTCTCCAAGTTTATCCTAACGGATACCATCCGTTATTCTCGAGGGATATCGTCGATTGCTCCTGATAGGTCCAGTGCTCCACCTTTGGTCGTGATTTGTCATGACTGGTACACTACGCTGTCAAAGTTTCAAAACAAGCGGGTAGCTTTCACCATGAGAAACTTCATCAGAAGCGTGAGAGTGCTATGGCTCAAGCAAGGGGAAGAGCAACAGCAGAAAAGAAAGGTGGACAGCCTCGCGAAAGAGATGGACAAGAAGATCAGTGCTTACAAGAGAGCAGAGAACAAGGTTATTGAGACCAAGCTTCTGGAGCACAGACCTGAGCAGGACGCGAAGCAGCGCATGGAGCACCTGTCGGAGAAGAAGGAAATGCTGAATGTGCTGAGGAAGAGGGTCGAGGCCGAGAAAGCGAAGCACCACGCCTGTATGCGCGATACGCACGATGTTACTCTCAACGGGTTCAAGATCGGCCTGGCCAGCATATTCGAGTCGCTGACCGAATTCTCCAAGGATTCCGTCAAACTCTACCAAGACCTTCTAACGCATGCCGAACCCAAAGGTTCGGAGGACGCTACCGAGAAACGGCCCTGCGTGGAGGGGCCATACTCTCAGATTTCAGTGGATGCTACATGA
- the LOC127785248 gene encoding NEP1-interacting protein 1-like isoform X2: MRASRNDARRHCWRHRRLRQRGRVAPGDADRGHLRSFHRHGGRRLARQDLVLRGVLHRHSSSPHAQLLVFWNLVIDRLTVRTSVFPTLTTVLDSQLNAVPSRHRRAEVSGDLTGRSYPVVMGMRLAAVDQLPVIKLTAAQTDTTGACPICLHDFKAGEIARRLPACCHIFHLGCIDNWLLWHALCPMCRRPVN, from the exons ATGCGTGCAAGCCGGAATGATGCTAGGCGCCATTGCTGGCGTCATCGCAGGCTTCGTCAGCGAGGACGGGTTGCTCCAGGGGACGCTGATCGGGGCCATCTCCGGAGCTTTCATCGCCATGGAGGTCGTCGACTCGCTCGCCAAGATTTGGTGCTACGAGGAGTACTCCATCGCCACTCGAGCTCGCCTCATG CTCAGCTGCTTGTGTTCTGGAATCTTGTGATTGATCGCCTCACCGTGCGCACCTCGGTTTTCCCTACCTTAACCACGGTGTTGGATAGCCAg TTGAACGCGGTGCCGTCGCGCCATAGACGAGCAGAGGTGAGCGGCGACCTGACCGGCCGGAGTTACCCGGTGGTGATGGGCAtgcggctcgccgccgtcgaccagcTTCCGGTGATCAAGCTCACGGCGGCGCAGACGGACACCACCGGCGCCTGCCCCATTTGCCTTCAC GATTTCAAGGCCGGCGAGATTGCCAGGAGATTGCCGGCGTGTTGCCACATCTTCCATTTGGGGTGCATCGACAACTGGTTGCTGTGGCATGCCCTATGCCCAATGTGCCGTCGTCCTGTCAACTAA
- the LOC127784504 gene encoding uncharacterized protein At1g76070 → MPMEKKHRHARSRSFSGGAIVSFLKSTAASFTATTTTASAPPPPHGRSSFNHRNAFSGPIVSIVPPEARGGGGGSRREHRSGYRTPEPSSPKVSCIGQIKKANAKKVKASCKNGACPLPPRPPADAAAARRQKSSLVRRMLFRRSRSRKASSSSSRDGGFFKGRTAGRAGAAVAAAPAPAGLGQMKRFTSGRAAFEDFDWREAERMASDDDDDVLVAHSAPLVLGGGLVASEPRKEVNLWSRRPMAPPTPLRLP, encoded by the coding sequence ATGCCAATGGAGAAGAAGCACAGGCACGCGAGGTCCAGGAGCTtcagcggcggcgccatcgtcTCCTTCCTCAAGAGCACGGCGGCATCCTTcacggcgaccaccaccacggcctccgcgccgccgccgccgcacggcagGTCGTCGTTCAACCACCGCAACGCCTTCTCGGGGCCCATCGTCTCCATCGTCCCGccggaggcgcgcggcggcggcggcggcagccgccgggAGCACCGCTCCGGGTACCGGACGCCCGAGCCGTCGTCGCCCAAGGTCTCCTGCATCGGCCAGAtcaagaaggccaacgccaaGAAGGTCAAGGCGAGCTGCAAGAACGGCGCGTGCCCGCTcccgccccggccgccggccgacgccgccgccgcgcgtagGCAGAAGAGCTCGCTCGTCAGGAGGATGCTCTTCCGCCGCAGCAGGTCGCGGAaggcgtcatcgtcgtcgtcgagggacGGCGGCTTCTTCAAGGGGAGGACGGCcgggcgcgccggcgccgccgtggctgcggcgccggcgccggcggggctcGGGCAGATGAAGCGGTTCACCAGCGGCCGCGCGGCGTTCGAGGACTTCGACTggagggaggcggagaggatggcgagtgacgacgacgacgacgtgctcgTCGCGCACTCGGCGCCGctcgtgctcggcggcggcctggtGGCGTCGGAGCCGAGGAAGGAGGTGAACCTCTGGAGCCGGCGACCCATGGCTCCTCCCACTCCGCTTCGACTTCCATAG